The genomic window CCTGCAGCTGCGAGGACGGGATCGTCCGCGGCGAGCCGGGGCTGCCCACGGGCTCCTGGAGCTCCCAGACGGACAGGTTGAAGTTGCCGCCGGGCGCGACGGTGGTGCTGAGCTTGGCCGAGGCCGCCGGAGCCGCGTGCGCCGCGGCGGCGGCGCGGGCGGGCGCGGCCTGGGCGGTCGTCGACGACGCCGCGATCACGACGCCGGTGCAGATCGCGGTGGCCGCGGCGGCCGCGGCGGCGAGATTGGGTGATGCGCCTCTGAGCATGAGAGCGTCCCTTCGGGTTGGTGGCGGTGGACGCCGGCGACGGGAGCCATGGGCCGAAGCCGGTCGAGCGTGTCCGGACCTTGCGAAGCGCGTGTTCATCGTCCGCGGCGACGGCCGGGGGCGGCAATGCCCCGCCGGTCAAGAGTGAGTAAAGGTTCATAACCAGAATCAGCGTTCGGATTCGTGAACCGGCATTGCCCTACGATTGCCGACATTCAGGACGGCATCCCGAGCACTGAGAGGAGTTCAGCATGCCGGTGCCAGCCACCGAGGCAGAGGTGCTGATCGTCGGCGGCGGGCCGGTCGGGCTCACCGCGCGGGCCCTGCTGGAACGCCGGGGCGTGTCGACCGTGCTGGTGGAGAAGCATGCCACGCTCTCGCCGTTCCCGCGGTCCCGGCTGGTCAACGTCCGGACGATCGAGATCTTCCGGTCCCTCGGGCTGGCCGAGCCCGTCGCGGCGGGCGCGTTCGCGCCGGAGTACGGCCGGGTCCGCTTCCGCGACACCCTGCGCGCGGACGACTTCGCCACGGCGGCGATGATCGGGATCAACGCCCCGATCCCCGAGAGCCCCGTGATCGGCGTGGTGACCTCGCAGGACCGGCTGGAACCGGTCCTGCTCGCCGCGGCGCACGCGCCGGTCCGCTTCGGCGTCGAGCTCACCGGCCTGACCGAGGACGCCGACGGCGTCACGGCTGTGCTCCTCGACCGCCGACAGGGTACGGAGTCACGGCTCCGCGCCCGCTATGTCCTAGCTGCCGACGGCGCGAACTCCACCGCCCGCGACTGCGAGGACACCGCGACCGCTGACTGAGCCGCACTCGTCGCACGCGCCCTCGGCCCCGGTGACGATCTCCAGGTCGAGGTGCACCGGGTGGAGCACTGGGTAGTGAACGCTTTCATCGCGGAACGCTTCCGCCACGGCCGGGTCCTGGTGGCCGGGGACGCCGCGCACGCGATTCCGCCCGCCGGCGGCATGGGCATGAACACCGGCGTCGGCGATGTGCACAACCTGTGCTGGAAGCTGGCGGGGGTCCTCCGTGGATGGGCCGGGCCGGGTGCAGCTCCGAGCCGGCGCGGACGCCGCGAACCGGTCGAGCTGCCCTGGTCGGAGCAGTACTTCGCACAACTCGGCCTCGTGCTGGGAGTCGCCTACGACCAAGACGAGTACGAGCCCTCCGATCCGGGCACGGACTACGTCCCCACAGCCAAGCCTGGCCACCGCATGCCGCACTTCTGGCTCGCCCCGGGTCGCTCGACGCTGGACGCGTTCGGCGAGTGGTTCACCGTCCTCACTCCGGACCCGGCCGGCTGGGAGCGGCAGCTCACCGGACCGTGGCCGCTCCGCATCGAGTCCCTGCCCGCCGAGCACGCCGCCGACAGTGGCCTGCATCCCGACGGAGCCCTGCTCGTCCGGCCCGACGGCCACATCGGCGCACGCTGGCAGGACCGGCCATCCGGGGACTCCGCGCTCTACGACGCCCTCGTCGCGATCACCGGATACCGCTAGGCCATGAGAACAAGGCGGTGCCGCCCCCGCACCAGCGGAGACGGCACCGCGTCACCCGGAACCAGAACCAGGTGTCACTGGAAGATCTGGAACTCCGAGAGCTGCCCGGCCGGCCACCCGGTGTTGGCGGTGAAGTTCAACCGCACGTACCGCGTGGAGGTCGACGGGAACGTGATGGTCACGGTGTTCCCGGTCGAGGGGTCGAACGTGTAGCTCGCCGAACCGACGACGGTGGAGAAGGTGCTGTTGTCGGTCGAACCGAGCACCGACAGCGTCTGGCTCCGGGTGGCCCAGGAGCTGGACGGCGGCAGGTCGAGCACGATCTTGCTGATGCTCTTCGACGCGCCGAGGTCGACCTGGATCCACTGCGGGAAGGCGTTGTCGGTGCTCTCCCAGTAGCTGCTGGTGTTGCCGTCGACCGTGTTGCCGGGCACGTAGTTCTGCGTGTACCCGCTGGCCGAGGTCGGCTGGTTCAGCGCGAGGTTGGTGCTGCCGCTCGTGGCGCCGGTACCGGTCAGAGCGACGGTCGCCGGGCTACCGGGGGCGTTGCTGGCGATGCTCAGCGAGCCGGTCCGGGCGCCGGTGGCGGTCGGGGTGAAGGTGACGCTCACCGTGCAGGACGCGCCGGCGGCCAGCGTGCTGCCGCAGGTGTTGCTCTGGGCGAAGTCACCGGTGGCGGTGATCGAGGAGATCGATGCCGAGCCGTTGCCGGAGTTGCTCACCGTCACCGACTGCGCGCCGGAGGCGGTGCCGACGGTCTGGTTGCCGAAGGACAGGCTGCTCGGGTTGGTCGCGATCGACGGGCCGGTGGTGGTGCCGCCGCTGCCGAGGTAGACCTGGAAGTCCGAGAGCTGACCGGCCGGCCAGCCGCTGTTGGCGGTGATGTTGACGCGGACATAGCGGGCCGTGGAGGTGGTGAACGGGATGGTCACCGTGTTGTTGTTGGCGTTCGGGTCGAAGGTGTAGGTGGCCGAGCCCACGAGGGTCGAGTAGTTCGTGCCGTCCGTGGAGCCCTGGACCGACAGCGTCTGGGTGCGGGCCCCCCACGCGGTCGACGGCGGGAGCCGCAGGACCACCTTGCCGACGGTCCAGTTCTGGCCGAGGTCGACCTGCGCCCACTGTGGGAAGGCGCCGTTCGCGCTCTCCCAGTAGGTCGACGGGTCGGCGTCGGTCAGGTTGCCGGGCACGTAGGAGCCGTTGCTGGAGCTGGCCGAGGCCGGCTGCCCGGCCGCCAGGTTCACCGAGCTGTCGACGCCGGTGCCGCTGAGCGCCACGGTGGTCGGGGTGTTGGTGGCGTTGCTGGCGACGGTGAGCGTGCCGGTGCGCGAGCCCCCGGCGGTCGGCGTGAACTTCACCGTCACCGTGCAGGAGCCGTTGACGGCGATCGAGGAGCAGTTGTTCGTCTGGCTGAAGTCACCGGTGACCGAGACCCCGGAGACGCTCGCCGCGCTGGTGCCGGTGTTGCCGATGGTCACCGTCTGGGTCCCGGCCGAGGAGCCGACCGCGGTGCGGGTGAAGGCCAGGCTGGCCGGGTTGGCGTTGAGCACCGGTCCCGGCGCGACGCCGGTGCCGGATAGCGAGACGGTGTCGGTGACGCCGCCGGCGTTGACGGTCAGGCTGCCGCTGCGCGCACCGGACGCCGACGGCGTGAAGGTGACGTTCACCGTGCAGGAACCGTTGGCCGCGATCGAGGAGCCGCAGTTGTTGGTCTGCGCGAAGTCGCCGCCGGCCGCGATCGAGGACACCGCGGCCGCCGAACCGGTCGGGTTGGACACCGTCACGGTCTGCGCGGCACTGGTCGTGCCGGTCGCCACCGAGCCGAAGTTCAGCGAGCCGGGGCTGGTGGTGACGCTGCTGGCCGGGTACGGCGGGAAGACCGGCGTGGGGTTGTCCGAGACGCACTGCGTCGGGCTCACCCCGGAGTTGCCGCCGTTGTCGGTGATCGCGAAGGAGTTGCCCTCGCAGCTGTAGCTCGGCGCGTTGCCGGCGTTGGCCTGCGCGACGCCGGTGGCGACGACGTTCTGGAACGTCGCGGCGCCGCCGGTCTGCTCCTGCATCGCGAAGGTGCCGGTGCCGGCGATGGTCACGTTGTTCAGGCTGACGCCGCTGACCGTGCCCTCGACCCACTGGATCGCCTCGAACGGGGACTGCTCGATCAGGGCGTTGCTGACGTTGATCGGCCCGGTGATCGCGCCCTGGCTGCCGTCGAACCACAGCGCGCCGACGCCGAACTGCCAGTTCGGGTCGAGGCTGCCGTCGCGGATCAGGGTGTTGTTCGAGATGGTGGTGGTGCCTACCGGCGTGGAGCTGAAGCGCTGCCCGACCTGGATGCCGCCGCCCTGGGTCAGGCCGGTGTCGGCGACCAGGTTGCCGGTGACGGTGTTGTCGTGGCCGCCGTAGATGGCGATGCCGTTGGCCAGCTGCTGGAGCTGGACGGTGTTGTTGGAGATGATGTCGTTGGCGTCGGCGCCGATGCCGGAGTCGGCCCAGGTCGCGATGCCGTCGTCACCGGTGTTGCGGATGTCGCTGTCGGTCACGGTGGAGTTGGTCACGCCGCCGTGGAAGTTGATGCCGTCGGCCGTGGTGTCCCGGATCCGCATGCCGCTGAAGGTCAGCTTGTCCATCGGGCCGTCCATCCAGGCCCCGACCTTCATGTGCTCGATCCAGATGTTGCTCACGGTCGAGTTGCTCAGCGCGCCGCCGATGCCGTTCACCTGGGCGCTGTCGTCGCGCTCCTGCACGTTGCCGGAGATGGCGAAGTTCGACAGGTGCACGTTGGTGCTCGGGTTCGGCGCGGAGTTGCCGTAGAAGCCCGGCGCGGTGCCGGTCACGGTCGAGTACCACATGCCGGCGCCGGCGATCGTCACGTTGTTCACCGAGATGTGGCCCGGGATGTTGAACGTGCCCGGCGGGATCCACACCGTGCCGCCGGCCCCGGCGGCGGCGATGGCCGCGTTGAAGGCGCCGGTGGCGTCGTTCACGCCGGTGGCGTCCGCACCCTCGCTGGTCACCGAGACCGAGCCGGCCGGCTGGGGCAGCGCCGCGCCGACGTTCTCGAAGTCGGCGAGGTTGACGGTGTAGGACGAGGCGGTGTCACCGGAGTCGACCTGCAGCTTGAAGGTGGTCCCGGCCGGATAGGTCGTGGACAGCAGCCGGTGCACCTCGTCGTAGAAGTGGTGCGGGTTGCCGCTGCTCGGGGTGTTGGTGAAGGGGTAGCTGCCGTAGTACCAGCTGTAGGCGTTGGTCAGC from Catenulispora sp. GP43 includes these protein-coding regions:
- a CDS encoding FAD-dependent monooxygenase, translated to MPVPATEAEVLIVGGGPVGLTARALLERRGVSTVLVEKHATLSPFPRSRLVNVRTIEIFRSLGLAEPVAAGAFAPEYGRVRFRDTLRADDFATAAMIGINAPIPESPVIGVVTSQDRLEPVLLAAAHAPVRFGVELTGLTEDADGVTAVLLDRRQGTESRLRARYVLAADGANSTARDCEDTATAD
- a CDS encoding choice-of-anchor D domain-containing protein, producing the protein MSRSARARIPGARPHSPRRTMAAALGAVLATAGTLVALAASPAAAAGATGGSGASLPYVEVEAAKAATTGTLIGPSFSQGQLADEASYRQAVTLAGNGSGQSITFTTPVATNSIDVRYSIPDTSSGSVYSAPLSLYVNGAKQSDLSLTNAYSWYYGSYPFTNTPSSGNPHHFYDEVHRLLSTTYPAGTTFKLQVDSGDTASSYTVNLADFENVGAALPQPAGSVSVTSEGADATGVNDATGAFNAAIAAAGAGGTVWIPPGTFNIPGHISVNNVTIAGAGMWYSTVTGTAPGFYGNSAPNPSTNVHLSNFAISGNVQERDDSAQVNGIGGALSNSTVSNIWIEHMKVGAWMDGPMDKLTFSGMRIRDTTADGINFHGGVTNSTVTDSDIRNTGDDGIATWADSGIGADANDIISNNTVQLQQLANGIAIYGGHDNTVTGNLVADTGLTQGGGIQVGQRFSSTPVGTTTISNNTLIRDGSLDPNWQFGVGALWFDGSQGAITGPINVSNALIEQSPFEAIQWVEGTVSGVSLNNVTIAGTGTFAMQEQTGGAATFQNVVATGVAQANAGNAPSYSCEGNSFAITDNGGNSGVSPTQCVSDNPTPVFPPYPASSVTTSPGSLNFGSVATGTTSAAQTVTVSNPTGSAAAVSSIAAGGDFAQTNNCGSSIAANGSCTVNVTFTPSASGARSGSLTVNAGGVTDTVSLSGTGVAPGPVLNANPASLAFTRTAVGSSAGTQTVTIGNTGTSAASVSGVSVTGDFSQTNNCSSIAVNGSCTVTVKFTPTAGGSRTGTLTVASNATNTPTTVALSGTGVDSSVNLAAGQPASASSSNGSYVPGNLTDADPSTYWESANGAFPQWAQVDLGQNWTVGKVVLRLPPSTAWGARTQTLSVQGSTDGTNYSTLVGSATYTFDPNANNNTVTIPFTTSTARYVRVNITANSGWPAGQLSDFQVYLGSGGTTTGPSIATNPSSLSFGNQTVGTASGAQSVTVSNSGNGSASISSITATGDFAQSNTCGSTLAAGASCTVSVTFTPTATGARTGSLSIASNAPGSPATVALTGTGATSGSTNLALNQPTSASGYTQNYVPGNTVDGNTSSYWESTDNAFPQWIQVDLGASKSISKIVLDLPPSSSWATRSQTLSVLGSTDNSTFSTVVGSASYTFDPSTGNTVTITFPSTSTRYVRLNFTANTGWPAGQLSEFQIFQ